In the Diorhabda carinulata isolate Delta chromosome 9, icDioCari1.1, whole genome shotgun sequence genome, one interval contains:
- the LOC130898171 gene encoding peroxidase isoform X1, whose protein sequence is MLIKINMALNTHTYIFILQATVNLVIAVHPSYNIFFQRPGNRVQNIPGVIGGDSFFRSFSPSGSPFQPTIDPSTLGCGTPPADCPNTRYRSFDGSCNNLINPVWGTPNTPYTRLLPHNYGDGISNPSTAKSGNDLPLSRLVSLALYPDVPVEDPLFTLNTMQYGQIITHDMSMILGSTQAQPHSTRCCSSDGQLLELANIPEHCYPIVLPDNDLQHSKTNTRCLNFVRTITNRDRNCVGGNQPAEQLTAVNHYLDLSIVYGNNNEVSQQVREFQGGRLRADIRRGQEWPPRSLNASAVCTTKNPYEACYLAGDARVNQNPQLTLLQIILLREHNRIAGILAKLNPHWDDETIFQEARIINIAQHQQISYYEWLPLFIGLHNSLKNKIIYKTNTFVNDYEPTVNPTVLNEHATAAFRYFHSQIAGRLDLVTENRISYGSLRLSDWFNRPQVLEEGNNFDELARGLNTQPELATDAYHDSEITQFLFRAGSHFGSDLKSIDVQRNRDHGLAPYNDYREFCGLPRAHTFEGFLDVISPEHVQKLSTLYESPDDVDLTVGGSLEAHVPETLAGPTFLCILTEQFYRTRKGDRFFFENAASGLNLAQLNEIRKASISRLLCDNSQNIQAMQPRGFERISASNSVVNCESLPFVDLSLWKDYGGERNPSHFDSHLLFKK, encoded by the exons ATGCTTATTAAG ATTAATATGGCGTTGAATACTCACACCTATATATTCATTTTACAAGCTACTGTGAATTTGGTGATTGCTGTTCATCCttcatacaatattttctttcagcGGCCGGGAAATAGAGTTCAAAATATACCTGGAGTGATCGg AGGCGACAGCTTTTTTAGAAGTTTCTCACCTTCTGGATCTCCATTCCAACCAACTATAGATCCTTCTACTCTAGGATGTGGAACCCCACCAGCTGATTGTCCTAACACAAGGTATAGATCTTTTGATGGTTCCTGTAACAATTTAATTAATCCGGTTTGGGGAACTCCGAATACTCCTTATACCAGGTTGCTGCCGCATAACTATGGAGATG gAATAAGTAATCCGTCTACAGCCAAAAGCGGAAATGACTTACCTTTATCGAGATTAGTTAGTTTGGCTTTATATCCAGACGTTCCTGTTGAAGATCCATTGTTCACTTTGAATACTATGCAGTATGGTCAAATTATCACCCATGACATGAGTATGATTCTTGGAAGTACCCAAGCAC AGCCCCACAGTACAAGATGCTGTTCAAGTGATGGACAGTTGTTGGAATTAGCCAATATTCCGGAACACTGCTATCCAATTGTGCTACCCGATAATGATCTACAGCATTCTAAAACCAATACCAGATGCCTTAACTTTGTAAGAACTATCACTAACCGTGATCGTAATTGTGTAGGAGGAAATCAACCAGCAGAACAA TTAACTGCTGTGAATCATTATTTGGATCTATCGATCGTTTATGGGAATAATAATGAAGTTAGTCAACAAGTTAGAGAATTCCAAGGTGGTAGGCTGAGGGCCGATATCAGAAGAGGTCAGGAATGGCCTCCAAGATCATTAAACGCATCTGCAGTATGTACAACTAAGAATCCTTATGAAGCTTGTTATCTTGCGG GTGATGCTCGAGTTAATCAGAATCCTCAGCTAACTCTTCTTCAGATTATTCTTCTTAGAGAACACAATAGAATCGCTGGAATTTTAGCAAAATTGAACCCTCATTGGGATGATGAAACGATTTTCCAAGAAGCAAGAATAATCAACATAGCACAACATCAACAAATCTCATATTACGAATGGTTGCCTCTCTTCATTGGCTTACATAAttctttgaaaaacaaaatcataTATAAAACCAACACATTTGTAAATGATTATGAGCCCACTGTGAATCCCACCGTTTTAAATGAACACGCAACAGCAGCTTTTCGGTATTTCCATTCTCAAATTGCTGGACGCTTAGA TTTGGTAACTGAAAATAGAATAAGTTATGGTAGTTTGAGACTTAGCGATTGGTTCAATCGCCCTCAAGTGCTGGAAGAAGGAAACAATTTCGACGAACTTGCTAGAGGTCTCAATACCCAACCTGAACTTGCTACTGATGCTTACCATGATAGTGAA attaCACAATTTCTCTTTAGAGCCGGAAGTCATTTCGGTTCTGATCTAAAATCTATAGATGTTCAAAGAAATAGAGATCATGGTTTGGCTCCTTACAACGATTATAGAGAATTCTGTGGTTTACCAAGAGCTCATACATTCGAAGGATTCCTAGATGTCATAAGTCCTGAG CATGTTCAGAAGCTTTCTACACTTTACGAAAGTCCGGATGATGTCGATTTGACGGTTGGTGGATCTTTAGAAGCTCACGTGCCTGAAACTCTGGCTGGACCAACTTTCCTGTGTATTTTAACAGAACAATTTTATAGAACGAGAAAGGGCGATAGATTTTTCTTCGAAAATGCAGCTAGTGGATTGAATTTGGCCCAATTAAATGAAATTCGAAAGGCTAGTATTTCAAGATTATTATGTGATAATTCGCAGAATATACAAGCTATGCAACCAAGAGGATTTGAAAGGATTTCGGCAAG tAATTCTGTTGTGAATTGCGAGTCTTTGCCATTTGTGGACTTATCTTTGTGGAAAGATTACGGTGGGGAACGTAATCCTTCACATTTTGATTCGCATCTTTTATTCAAGAAATAG
- the LOC130898171 gene encoding peroxidase isoform X2, with amino-acid sequence MALNTHTYIFILQATVNLVIAVHPSYNIFFQRPGNRVQNIPGVIGGDSFFRSFSPSGSPFQPTIDPSTLGCGTPPADCPNTRYRSFDGSCNNLINPVWGTPNTPYTRLLPHNYGDGISNPSTAKSGNDLPLSRLVSLALYPDVPVEDPLFTLNTMQYGQIITHDMSMILGSTQAQPHSTRCCSSDGQLLELANIPEHCYPIVLPDNDLQHSKTNTRCLNFVRTITNRDRNCVGGNQPAEQLTAVNHYLDLSIVYGNNNEVSQQVREFQGGRLRADIRRGQEWPPRSLNASAVCTTKNPYEACYLAGDARVNQNPQLTLLQIILLREHNRIAGILAKLNPHWDDETIFQEARIINIAQHQQISYYEWLPLFIGLHNSLKNKIIYKTNTFVNDYEPTVNPTVLNEHATAAFRYFHSQIAGRLDLVTENRISYGSLRLSDWFNRPQVLEEGNNFDELARGLNTQPELATDAYHDSEITQFLFRAGSHFGSDLKSIDVQRNRDHGLAPYNDYREFCGLPRAHTFEGFLDVISPEHVQKLSTLYESPDDVDLTVGGSLEAHVPETLAGPTFLCILTEQFYRTRKGDRFFFENAASGLNLAQLNEIRKASISRLLCDNSQNIQAMQPRGFERISASNSVVNCESLPFVDLSLWKDYGGERNPSHFDSHLLFKK; translated from the exons ATGGCGTTGAATACTCACACCTATATATTCATTTTACAAGCTACTGTGAATTTGGTGATTGCTGTTCATCCttcatacaatattttctttcagcGGCCGGGAAATAGAGTTCAAAATATACCTGGAGTGATCGg AGGCGACAGCTTTTTTAGAAGTTTCTCACCTTCTGGATCTCCATTCCAACCAACTATAGATCCTTCTACTCTAGGATGTGGAACCCCACCAGCTGATTGTCCTAACACAAGGTATAGATCTTTTGATGGTTCCTGTAACAATTTAATTAATCCGGTTTGGGGAACTCCGAATACTCCTTATACCAGGTTGCTGCCGCATAACTATGGAGATG gAATAAGTAATCCGTCTACAGCCAAAAGCGGAAATGACTTACCTTTATCGAGATTAGTTAGTTTGGCTTTATATCCAGACGTTCCTGTTGAAGATCCATTGTTCACTTTGAATACTATGCAGTATGGTCAAATTATCACCCATGACATGAGTATGATTCTTGGAAGTACCCAAGCAC AGCCCCACAGTACAAGATGCTGTTCAAGTGATGGACAGTTGTTGGAATTAGCCAATATTCCGGAACACTGCTATCCAATTGTGCTACCCGATAATGATCTACAGCATTCTAAAACCAATACCAGATGCCTTAACTTTGTAAGAACTATCACTAACCGTGATCGTAATTGTGTAGGAGGAAATCAACCAGCAGAACAA TTAACTGCTGTGAATCATTATTTGGATCTATCGATCGTTTATGGGAATAATAATGAAGTTAGTCAACAAGTTAGAGAATTCCAAGGTGGTAGGCTGAGGGCCGATATCAGAAGAGGTCAGGAATGGCCTCCAAGATCATTAAACGCATCTGCAGTATGTACAACTAAGAATCCTTATGAAGCTTGTTATCTTGCGG GTGATGCTCGAGTTAATCAGAATCCTCAGCTAACTCTTCTTCAGATTATTCTTCTTAGAGAACACAATAGAATCGCTGGAATTTTAGCAAAATTGAACCCTCATTGGGATGATGAAACGATTTTCCAAGAAGCAAGAATAATCAACATAGCACAACATCAACAAATCTCATATTACGAATGGTTGCCTCTCTTCATTGGCTTACATAAttctttgaaaaacaaaatcataTATAAAACCAACACATTTGTAAATGATTATGAGCCCACTGTGAATCCCACCGTTTTAAATGAACACGCAACAGCAGCTTTTCGGTATTTCCATTCTCAAATTGCTGGACGCTTAGA TTTGGTAACTGAAAATAGAATAAGTTATGGTAGTTTGAGACTTAGCGATTGGTTCAATCGCCCTCAAGTGCTGGAAGAAGGAAACAATTTCGACGAACTTGCTAGAGGTCTCAATACCCAACCTGAACTTGCTACTGATGCTTACCATGATAGTGAA attaCACAATTTCTCTTTAGAGCCGGAAGTCATTTCGGTTCTGATCTAAAATCTATAGATGTTCAAAGAAATAGAGATCATGGTTTGGCTCCTTACAACGATTATAGAGAATTCTGTGGTTTACCAAGAGCTCATACATTCGAAGGATTCCTAGATGTCATAAGTCCTGAG CATGTTCAGAAGCTTTCTACACTTTACGAAAGTCCGGATGATGTCGATTTGACGGTTGGTGGATCTTTAGAAGCTCACGTGCCTGAAACTCTGGCTGGACCAACTTTCCTGTGTATTTTAACAGAACAATTTTATAGAACGAGAAAGGGCGATAGATTTTTCTTCGAAAATGCAGCTAGTGGATTGAATTTGGCCCAATTAAATGAAATTCGAAAGGCTAGTATTTCAAGATTATTATGTGATAATTCGCAGAATATACAAGCTATGCAACCAAGAGGATTTGAAAGGATTTCGGCAAG tAATTCTGTTGTGAATTGCGAGTCTTTGCCATTTGTGGACTTATCTTTGTGGAAAGATTACGGTGGGGAACGTAATCCTTCACATTTTGATTCGCATCTTTTATTCAAGAAATAG
- the LOC130898173 gene encoding beta-galactosidase-1-like protein 2: MAVAPTTLPTLYEYYTGNGISAGLSDQQPYFTLNNKNITLYSGAFHYFRMPRGHWRDRLRKMRAAGLNAVATYIPWNLHEPQEGVFDFGSGGTDFEDFLHLEEFLRTAKEEDLFVLVRPGPYINSEFDFGGLPSWITKTVKTVRRSTDEYFLKHVRNYFNVLMPILALLQFQKGGPIIGVQIENEYGSKHVHDTDYLQALKDMMTDNGISELFFTSDPPRNGQYGAIPGVLQMANFNGDPKEMFDLLNTFQHNKPNMAMESYTGWFDHWTENHHHKRPSEYQTQLQNILDYPGSVNMYMFIGSTSYGFTSGATLYKDNDNSGYQPDTTSYDYDSPVTEHGTTTSKYDLIKQVIASHNQVQTSLPELPDIKPLVAYGTLTPIGQLPISEAINQVGYKIDSQNIVPMEKLDINNGNGQSFGYIIYRKINIDIPANAELKIFGYVRDTVLVLINGQLVSPAPTSADDLNGFGFWKVPDTTLTLTTTEIKGATLELIVENFGRSAAAAFSFKGLTGDVLINNEVLYNWEIVPLEFRKSYNLALYNWQSVTQRSNNAALYKFNLHIDGEPSDTYLDMRKWTKGITIVNGFVLGRHFFVGPQQTLYLAAPLLRSGDNDIIVFEHYNAPDALSFLTEPIFEVPTDNN, from the exons ATGGCGGTCGCACCAACTACGTTGCCTACTTTGTACGAATACTACACCGGAAATGGCATTTCAGCAGGTCTATCGGATCAACAGCCGTATTTTAcccttaataataaaaatatcacgtTATATAGTGGTGCTTTCCATTACTTTAGGATGCCGAGGGGGCATTGGCGAGATAGATTGCGAAAAATGAGAGCTGCCGGATTGAACGCTGTAGCTACTTACATACCATGGAATTTGCACGAGCCACAAGAAG GCGTTTTCGATTTTGGTAGCGGAGGAACAGATTTTGAAGATTTTCTTCACTTAGAAGAATTTTTAAGAACTGCAAAAGAAGAAGATCTATTCGTTCTTGTCCGACCCGGACCATACATAAACTCTGAATTTGATTTTGGTGGTCTTCCTAGTTGGATAACTAAAACTGTGAAGACTGTTAGACGATCAACTGACGAGTATTTTCTGAAGCAtgtaagaaattatttcaacgTTTTGATGCCCATTCTGGCTCTATTGCAATTCCAAAAAGGTGGTCCAATAATAGGTgttcaaattgaaaatgaatatggAAGCAAACACGTACACGATACCGATTATTTACAAGCCCTTAAGGATATGATGACAGATAACGGCATATCAGAATTATTCTTCACATCAGATCCTCCGAGAAATGGACAATATGGTGCTATACCAGGAGTGCTACAAATGGCTAATTTTAATGGGGACCCCAAAGAGATGTTTGATTTACTTAATACCTTCCAACATAATAAGCCTAACATGGCTATGGAGTCATATACCGGTTGGTTTGATCACTGGACTGAAAACCATCATCACAAAAGACCAAGCGAATACCAAACCCAATTACAAAATATTCTGGATTACCCTGGATCAGTGAACATGTACATGTTTATAG GTAGTACAAGTTATGGTTTCACAAGTGGTGCAACTTTATACAAAGATAATGATAATTCGGGTTATCAACCAGACACTACAAGTTATGATTATGACTCTCCTGTAACCGAACATGGCACAACAACTTCAAAATACGATCTCATAAAACAAGTTATAGCATCTCACAATCAAGTTCAAACTAGTTTACCAGAGCTTCCTGATATAAAACCTCTTGTGGCCTATGGCACTTTAACGCCAATAGGTCAGTTACCTATTTCTGAAGCTATTAATCAAGTTGGATATAAAATCGACAGTCAGAATATAGTTCCCATGGAAAAACTGGATATTAATAATGGCAATGGGCAAAGTTTTGGATACATTATATATAGAAAGATAAATATCGATATTCCTGCAAATgcagaattgaaaatttttggttaTGTCAGAGATACAGTATTAGTTTTAATTAACGGACAATTAGTTTCTCCTGCTCCAACAAGTGCCGATGATTTGAATGGTTTTGGTTTTTGGAAAGTACCAGATACAACTTTAACTCTCACTACAACTGAAATTAAAGGGGCAACTCTAGAattgattgttgaaaattttggtAGAAGCGCTGCTGCAGCTTTTTCATTCAAAGGATTAACTGGAGATGTGTTGATTAATAACGAGGTACTTTATAATTGGGAAATTGTACCGTTGGAGTTTAGAAAGTCTTATAATTTAGCTCTATATAACTGGCAATCAGTTACCCAGAGGTCAAATAATGCAGCACTTTATAAATTTAATCTTCACATCGATGGGGAGCCAAGCGATACATACTTGGACATGAGGAAATGGACTAAGGGTATCACAATAGTTAATGGATTTGTACTGGGAAGACACTTCTTTGTAGGACCACAACAAACTTTGTATTTAGCTGCACCTCTGCTTAGATCTGGAGACAACGACATCATTGTATTTGAACACTATAATGCCCCGGACGCATTAAGTTTTCTTACAGAGCCTATATTTGAAGTACCTACAGACAACAATTga